From the genome of Aspergillus oryzae RIB40 DNA, chromosome 4:
TATCCTGATTTTGGCGATCGCAAAGCAGGCGCTCCACCGCAGTACTTCGATGTCGATGTGGACGGCTTTGAAGTGATCACTGTGAACTACGGAACCGATGCTCCTGCCCTGAAGATTCACGACCAGAGGACTCAAAGGGTTAAGAGGTATTTGTATGGACCTGGAAGCATCCTTGTTGCGCATGCCGATAATGAGGCCATCACGGTCGGCGAACTGGAAGAGGCGGTGCGTGGTTACAAGAGACTCATCGCTGCTTCTCTATAGGCGTTTCAGAATGCGTTGAGTACATCTACATAGCCCTAGAGTACTTGGGGGTTTGGCTCTTGTGTACTGGATCTCCGTATTGGGGTTAAATTATCAAGGCAAGAGGCGGGGTGAAGAACACGGTTGTTATCGGTCGCCTTATAAACAATCTTTAAAGCTTACAAGTTCGTAGATGTTGAGAGCCTTGTGAGAACTGAACCTATAGTCTAGATTGGGCATGCGACTTCTGTATAATTCTCGATCAGCACCACTCCTGGAGTATCACTTTTTAGCTACATTTACAAACGCGTGACGCGTGGTCCAGAGGGTTGCCTTCAAGCTCAACCATGAAGCCCACATGTTCTGTCCCGCATCAGACTTCGTCTTTCCATGTCTTTATGTGCGTCCCACGTAATGAACTCGTGAAGTCCCGAGCCCGCTGGCACCATCGGTAACACCGGTACCTTCTTGTCGGTCATAACCTCCAGCAGAGCCGGACCCTCTGTGTGGATAAGCCATTTCAGAGAGTCAACGACCTCCTCGGGTTTGCTGACACGTCGATGCTGGATATGCATTGCCCCTGCCAGGCCCATAAAATCCGGATTACGCTGGTGTGTGTGCGAGTATCGATCCTCATAGAATAAATTTTGCCACTGCGTCACCATTCCTTGCTCCTCATTGTTTAGGACGATGACCTTTACCCCGATATTAAATTGACTGGCCGTAGTCAGTTCCGTCAAGGTCATGCTAAACGATGCATCACCATCGATATCAATTACAAGCGTATCTGGACGCGCTACCTTAGCACCAATGGCAGCTGGAAGACCAAAACCCATAGTCCCAAGACCACCAGAGGTGATCAAACTACGGGGATGGCGCCAACGAAAGTGCTGAGCAGTCCACATCTGATGCTGGCCAACACCCGTAGTAATGATGGTCTCTTGCTTGCGGCCTGCTGTGAGGTTACTCAGCTCCTCGATCAAGTATTGGGGTTTGATCAAGTGTGGTCGTTCATCCCGGGTATAAGCATTCCACGGCCACTTTGTTTTCCATTCGTTGATTTGTTTAAACCATGCTTGCCTTTCAGTCATGCTGGTCCGGTTCACATGGGGCAGTAGGTGTGTCAGATTCTCTGCGATGTCCCCGACAACTGCCTCGGTCGACTGAATCAccttgttgatattcttgggTAGGATTTCAAACTGCACAATACCCCCAAGGCCCTTTGCCGCTGCCGCCCTCGCAGCAGGCGCAAACTTGGCGATGTTCAATGTAACTCGATCATCAAACCGTGCGCCCAATGCGATGATGAGATCGGCTTCCTGTATAGACATGTTCGCATACGCTGATCCATGCATACCCAGCATATGGAGGGACTTCTCGTCCAGTTCATCGAAGGCACCGAGTCCCTGCAAAGTTGTTGTTACCGGGATGGACGCCTTGTCTGCAAGTTCTTTGAGCAACTGAGGTCCATTTGGGGACTGGATGACTCCCTGTCCCGCATATATGACAGGCTTCTTCGCGGTGTTAATCAACTTTGCGACATGGGAGATCGACTTGGTGAGTAGTTTTTGGTTCGCATCGGTGTTTGCGTAGGTGGAAATGCGAGGTATAGCTGGGCCGGTAGGAGTAGTCTTTCTCAGGATACCTGCAGTCACGTCCTTCGGTAGATCCACCAGAACAGGGCCAGGCCTCCCACTCGTGGCAATCTCGAACGCTTCGTTAATTCTCTGAGGTAGCTCAGCAACGTTACGTACCATCACGTTCCACTTTGTGCAGCCTCGGGATATACCCAGAATGTCAGCTTCCTGGAAAGCATCGCTGCCGATCGCCGCGGTTGCCACCTGGCCGCTGAAGACGATCATGGGCGTTCCATCGGACAGAGCATCCTGCATCGGAGTAACGACATTAGTCGCACCGGGCCCGGAGGTGACGAGAACGATCCCTGGCTTTCCCGAAGCCCTTGCGTAGCCCTCAGCCATATGCCCGGCGCCTTGTTCGTGCTTGGGGAGGATAAAATCGAAGTGCTTGGAGTTGTAAATGGCGTCGAAGACCGGAAGGATCGTTCCACCAGGGTATCCAACTGCCGATGTGCGTGTCAGTAAGCCAGAGGAAATAAAGTGCCGCTAAGAGGCATACATATATGTTTGACACCGTGTCTTTGCATCATCTCATGGAAGATCTGGCCGCCCGTCATGCCAACGAATCTACGTATGAGACCCATCAGTACCCACGACGCTTCAAAAAGCAGTCACTATTCTCATACGATTCATTCGCTTCCCCTGATCCTGAACTCACTGGAGCTCCATTATCCGGTCCTGTCATGGGAGCGGCTGCACTCATATAGGGTTCTGTGTTTCTTTACGCCAGCCCAATTAGCGACTGTTGGTGGGATCGAATCGAACATGTGGGTAAAGCTGCTCTATGACTTACATCGACTGTGCCGCAACCGTCATATTCCTTCGTCGAATGCTTTCTAACTTCGAAGCGCAAATGTGCGACCGAGGAAAGGAGGTTTGTTGACATCGTGCGGTAAGAGCCAGGGCATTGCCAGCCCGACTGATAGGGCGTGTGCGAAACATCTCAGGCTAGGGGTGTGACAAGATAGACGGGTGAGGACAGAACATAATTTCAACAGTTATTTTGTACTGGCCGCTGGTCTTACTATTTTATGTTTTCGAGATGCTGTATAAGTGTGAGCATGACTCATGCTAGGGCCAGCGATACCGGACGCTTATTCTGGACAAGGGCTTACAGCCAAGCTATTCCAACGTTAATTCTAACCTCATCCGTGACTCATCCGGGTTGATCCTTGACTATAATTTCCTGGGGACCAAAACAGACCGCGCGATTGGCCGTGTCAGGCGTGGCCAGAGTCCCCGGAAGCTGTCTCTCCAATAGCATATTGTGAGTTCACGATGTCTCCACCAGCGACATTTCATTCCATCGCTCAATGGCAAGCTACTCCATACCAAACAAATGAACAAGGTTTGCCCAACTGCTGTCTCTCCTACCCCATTTTTTCTGATTACGAATTTTCCCCTTAATCTGCGAAAATCTCTGTCAGCACGTCTGTTCTCCCGAGTCAACGCTTAGGCCTCCGACCTCGCCCTGACTGTAATCTTGGCTTCGCTGTCTGTAGTCTTGCTCTCGTACCAGTCATTGATCGATGCCTTGGCCGCGGGAGGCTTGAGATACAGCGACCCATCTGGAAACCGTTCAGAGACATCCATCGCTCCTGGCCTGGCCCTAGAGTCACAAGAAATCCCCACACAAACAGATCTAGAGGGACGGAACTGTAAAGGAAAGGTTCATACCTGCATAGGATATATTTTTCAACCTTTGCATAATCGTTTCGAGTGTCCAAAGGATCCTCCCAGAGTCAATTGAGGACTCAACCAACCACAGCCTCAACATTAGTTGCAAGGCGAGAAACAAAAGGTGATGCACCAGATGGGTGGACGAGGTCTGGCTCAATAAGTCCCGTCAAGATGTACTCTTGTAGCCTGGCGGGGTTTTTCCTCATGACATGCATACTGCCGTTATCAAAGCATTCCCATCCAGCAATGATGGCCCATCCAAGTCGCCAAAACACGATCCGTGACCACACTGGATCACTTATCATGACCCGCACCAGCTGTCGGTAATCGATTTAGTCCAAAGCCCCCTGTTGCCTTGGAGGACTTGAAAGATTTCGCTGCGAGTCGCTCTACATTGATCAACAAATCTTTGGCTAACGCCTCAACTTTTCTACCAACGCTCCTGATACCGGCTGTGCGCCACAGCCACATaaggtatatatataatcaacaAATTATATGGTGCCCATATGTGTTGGTTAGCATATTGAATGTCAAACTAACGAGCCGCCCATGAATATTAAACTTCGTGGCTTAAATCATCTGTTCCCACGTAAGTCAAGCCGAAATATATTATCGTGGAAATGACGTTATAATATTTCGGATCCGCTGTCTAGGAGATAGCCATATAATTAGAGGCGAAAGAACAAGTCCCCAGGAAGCAGCTATTAGAGGAATACAGGAATAAGAGTATCTTCGAGGTATCTTTTCAGGTGAGTGGGTCATCTCAGCAGAAAGTATCTAAGTAGATTTAAAGGGCTCTATGCCGTCCCCCCCGTCCCGTTCAGCTTGAACCTTTCAGGGACGTGCGAGTATGTGCATACATCAATGGGGAACCTGATTGCAATAATGGCCATCACTATCCACATCAGAGTCGCGTCGAAGACATATACGGGCCACTCATGTTGTAGCAGGTATCCGTCATTGCCCATAATGTACTCCACAACCCTGAATAGAGACCGAACCATGATCAAAAGGCTGACTAGGTACAGGGTATTGAGGTGCCACTTCCATCGCAAAACATTAGAGGAGGTCTCCTGCGTAGGGTTTCTGTACATTCGGGCCTGGAAGATCATTGTGCTGATAATGAAGAACCCCAGGAAAACGACTTGCACAATCAGGCCAAAGATAACAAGCTTGTTTCCTATGCTCGCAAGGTCACTGGAAATCATCATGCCAGCAGCACCGCCTTGGATCAGAAAGGACAAGACATCGCCGGTGACAAAGACCTTGGTTAACCAGCGGACGGGTATCAGTGAGCGACTTTCACCCTTCACCGCGATAATTACCCGGCCCAGAACCATGTATATTGTCGCCGCAAAGAGGGCTGGACCGAGTAGTATGAAGACATTCTGGATGCAATAGGGCATCATACGTCCGGTCTTGTCGTAAGCGGACGCTCGAGCACAATAACCTATGAATTCAACTGATACCGTTAACATGCGCAATCTCCATGAGCTAATGGGCAACTATCCATATGCACTTACAGAAGCCCCCAATGGCAAAGCAAATGCAAAAATAGGTCTTTAGTTTCCATATCTTCCAGGTGTGATGTATCGTTGCCGCTaggaaaagcaagagaaaaataacCGCGGCGGCCCTCGAGGGAATGTAATGCCAAAGATAATAGCCTTTGTACGTGTGGAGTTCCGGCATTATGTGTGTGACAAGTGCAGTTGAAGCCAGACCCCGTGAGGAATTGCGAGCTAAGGCGTTTGGCCGAATGCGAATGAGAACACTAGTCCGTCGGACCAAGGCAAGGCTGTATGAATAGTTATATGTTGAAATACATGCACTAGGAGGATCAGAGACCTATCCTGCGACAAAATTTGGCGCGTCTCCACTCCAAGCCATTCTTTATTATTTATACTAGGCCCGCAACTAATGTGAGGCTCCTcgtacctttcttttttcttttttttcttttcttttcttttcttttcttttcttttttctttttttttttttttttgagatACGTGTAGCTAGCTCCAGATGAAGTCCAATCTCCTATATCCAGATGCTGTGTGCGGCTATGAAGTATAGCTGATGCACTCTGACCTAAACGAATTTCACGTTATTATTATCAAAGGACTGTAAGTTTTCATACTATTCCGAGTTGTAAATGATCATAAAGCTGCCCATATTGAGAGCGGGATAAAATTCTGTTTTAACACTAAAGGCTCTTGCCTAGAACGAGCGACCTTAACAGAGGTAACCCATCTGGTCCTTCTCCTACTCTCCTCTGATTTCCAACTGCCTGGCAATGTGATAATGGCCCGTGCATAcgaggaaatggaagaagatccacCCGCGCCACTCATTGCAAGGCGGGTCATATAAATATTTGGCACAACAAGCTGGGAAAGAAATACGCGTATGCACGGGCCACTTATGCACTGCCATATCGtaagccaagaaaaaagcgGTTCACCAGAATGTTACATTTTCCGTAGAAATGGACCACTCCCAGTCCTCTATTGGGGGAGTGAAGAGGTGCCATCGAGACATGGGGTTGTCGATTCAGCCAAGACGCGATTTGGCCAGTACAACCAGTCCGCCCACTGCGGCCCAAGATATCGATCGATAGACCGGATTAGGAATTTGCCACCATCACCGAAAAGCCACGCATCGCGGCAAGAGTACAGAATAACTGCATAATGTGCTAGAATAACAAGCGCTTCCGGCCGACGGTGCACTAGCATGTCGGTATACTCCCCAGTCACCATGATGGGCCAGGCAAGAGCACCCTGTATATTATCAACGATGGCACCA
Proteins encoded in this window:
- a CDS encoding uncharacterized protein (thiamine pyrophosphate-requiring enzyme); translated protein: MGLIRRFVGMTGGQIFHEMMQRHGVKHIFGYPGGTILPVFDAIYNSKHFDFILPKHEQGAGHMAEGYARASGKPGIVLVTSGPGATNVVTPMQDALSDGTPMIVFSGQVATAAIGSDAFQEADILGISRGCTKWNVMVRNVAELPQRINEAFEIATSGRPGPVLVDLPKDVTAGILRKTTPTGPAIPRISTYANTDANQKLLTKSISHVAKLINTAKKPVIYAGQGVIQSPNGPQLLKELADKASIPVTTTLQGLGAFDELDEKSLHMLGMHGSAYANMSIQEADLIIALGARFDDRVTLNIAKFAPAARAAAAKGLGGIVQFEILPKNINKVIQSTEAVVGDIAENLTHLLPHVNRTSMTERQAWFKQINEWKTKWPWNAYTRDERPHLIKPQYLIEELSNLTAGRKQETIITTGVGQHQMWTAQHFRWRHPRSLITSGGLGTMGFGLPAAIGAKVARPDTLVIDIDGDASFSMTLTELTTASQFNIGVKVIVLNNEEQGMVTQWQNLFYEDRYSHTHQRNPDFMGLAGAMHIQHRRVSKPEEVVDSLKWLIHTEGPALLEVMTDKKVPVLPMVPAGSGLHEFITWDAHKDMERRSLMRDRTCGLHG
- a CDS encoding RTA1 domain-containing protein (predicted protein); translated protein: MPELHTYKGYYLWHYIPSRAAAVIFLLLFLAATIHHTWKIWKLKTYFCICFAIGGFFEFIGYCARASAYDKTGRMMPYCIQNVFILLGPALFAATIYMVLGRVIIAVKGESRSLIPVRWLTKVFVTGDVLSFLIQGGAAGMMISSDLASIGNKLVIFGLIVQVVFLGFFIISTMIFQARMYRNPTQETSSNVLRWKWHLNTLYLVSLLIMVRSLFRVVEYIMGNDGYLLQHEWPVYVFDATLMWIVMAIIAIRFPIDPEMFRTRPISRAGNALALTARCQQTSFPRSHICASKLESIRRRNMTVAAQSM